The genome window CCTGATGTTTTCCCCTGTGACTTCAAGTTATCGTACTTAAAAATCATTTGAGTCGAGGCACTCAGGGCTGCTATCTGTTTTTCAACCTCTTCCTGTATTTGGAAGACCCAGAGAGTCTTATTGCGATTCGCATCTTGAAGACTATCAGTCGCGGTTTGCGATAGTCGGGTTGCAAAATCTTCACTTTCGTCAACGCTTATTAGATGAAGCGGTATCTGACCGCTTGGGGGAATCGGTTGATCATCCAGCGATAGACTAGGGGAGAAAGTGCGCAAGTTTTTGTAGTTCAGATTTCGCACGCGGGCATCATCAAAAACTTCTTTCATGTACTTTCTTAAGATTTCATTTCGCTCAGCGCGCTTGATCTGCATCAAGCGCCCTTTTTCCTCTTCCCAGCGCTTTTCTTCTTCTGTTTGAAGTTTCCATCCGTCTTCTGCCTCACGGACAAAACGCAAATCTTTGAGCTTTGAAAGGATAGCTTCCACAGCGGTGATGTGAACGGGGTCTCCCACATGTTCAACCAACAAAGTGGCAATGTTTCTGGTGGTTCGCGCTAGTTTGTTCGGGGCAAACTCCATTAAGCAGACCGCTTTGGCTACGCGCACAGCCAGATCCTTGTACTCACGGTCCTTGCTGAAGGCTTGCTGAATATCATTCACGCTTTTTTGCTTTTCAGAAGGCATGTTGCCTTCAACAAGCTCGTAGATTTTATCGATTGTCACGAGCGCGCCTATTGGTTTCTCCCCAAGTTTCGTCCGATCAGACACCAACATTTCATAAGCCTGCCGGATGATCGTTCGATTACTGCCGCCTAGATGACGTGGAGCCATCCCATGCTGTCGAATGCCACTCATGATATCGATCGAAAGATCGATGAAGTGTGGAAAGTATGGATAAAACAGAACAAAATCTTCCTCGGTGAAATTCGTATTGTATCCACTGCGTTCAAGCGCGCTGTTCGCGAGTAACGTGCCTTCTTGCTTACTGAATAGCTTTTCCAACTCACGCATCGCTTCTTCTTTTTTCGACAGAATTCTCTTACTTGCAACCTCGCGGATGTCAGCAGGGGAGAGGTCTACGAGATGCCTGAAGCGGTCTTGCAGTTTCGGCAGGTCGATACGGCCAGACTTTACGTAATCGTATACCTCCTGCAGTTTTTCTTGCGATGTGACGATGATCCATGCAGGGCCTTTGATGTCTCCGCGTTTGAATCTCTGCAAGCCAACTTTACCGAACTGCTCCACTACCGCGCGCAGGTTTTCCAGCTTTTCACTGCTGCGGGCAACATACTGACCCATTTCGTCAACGATGAAGCAAATCGATTTCCCTTTACGCCTTCGATCGCATAGATCGAAGCACCTTTCTACGATGTCACCAACTGTGAGACGAGGCGCAGTTTTCGCTTTCTGCCAGCTATCCTCATTCGGGTATGTTTTTGGATCGAGCTCCTGCATCAAAGCGCTAGTGCGCGCGTACATCTGCGCCCCCTTTCTGATTTTCCGCCACTCTTCCTTGAACCTTTTCTGGCAGGCTTTTCGAAGATCATCCAATTTGCCTTCCGATTCTAGTTCTACTTCCAGCTCGGCGATGAAATAGTCATCTGCATAGTCGAGCTGACGCAATAGAACGCGATACATGATCTCAGCGATTTGTTCAGCATTCGTTTGAATGTTCAAATCGACCTGGACGTCAAACATGAAGACTTCATAAGGAATCGACTTGTTTAAATAGTCGACATATTCTTCGATCCTCTTGTCTTTCAGTTGCTTCGCGAAAAGATCGCTGACCGACCTTCCCTTGACCTGCCGATTCGCAAGAACATACCCAAGATTTTTTATAAAGGATGATTTGCCTGATCCAAAAAATCCGGATACCCAAACACCAATTCCTTCTGTTGGATGTGACGGAGCATCCGCCATCTCCTTTAATAAATGGCGATAGTGATCTTTGATTCGGTCGGTGGCCACATACTCTGTGATTTCACTATAAACAACATCTTCCAGTTCATTGTTAACCTTGATAATTTCTTCCGGTGGAGTTGTAAAATCCCGTTCGAAGAGTTCAATAATCCTCTTCATCATTCCCTCCCATAAATCTTCACGCGGTAACTTCCGAGCGCCTGATCAACAGATCGCAGACCCATGTAGTTCAATCCATTTTCCCACTTGCCCGGATAGAATAGGACCGCTGGAACACTCAGTTTCCCGGATAACTGCTCCAGAAGCGATGATATGCGGTAAGCGGCTGGCGCAAAGACAGTGGCATGAACCAAAAAAAGGAAAGCTGTATCAGCCGGCAGTTGAGCCACAATTTCCAGCAGCAATGTAACAAGTGGCCGAAAATCGTCATCGGAAAGGTAGCGGTTTACAAGGCGCTCCGCCGATTCAAATCCATTTGATTTTTCGAATTCCACCAGACTCTCGATGCCTTCCGATTCTCGAATGGATTTCCAAAAAAGATCGGCGAGCGAAATGACCTCAATTTTTTTATGTGTCGCATTTTGCACACGAATTCGGATGTTTTGGATTTCTTGTCTCACTTTCCATTCGTTTTCATCAGAGTCATCCGGGTCGTATCGGAAAATGGCAAATGGGAGCTGTCGCGACATGATAAAAGCGGGCGGATCTTTTTTCATGTCCGATTCAAGAAGATCAATTCGATCTTTCAACGACAACACGGGCGTACTCCTTTAATGTGGAAACGGGAAAGTCGATCCGGACAATGCTGCCTGCTGCGTGATATTGGAGCAGGTCGAATTGATGCGCCTGTAAGAAAAACTGTTCTATTTCTCTGGTTCTCAATAAAAATAATTCCCAATCAGGATGAAATAGCAATTCGCGTGAGGATGCACCCAATTGATGCAAACAAAACGCAATGTAGGCAAACCCCCCAATTGGCAGTTCTAGGCTGGCGAGCCGCTTTCGGGCCCTGCCTTCCAATATCCCGAAATCGCGCAATGCCGCAAGCAGCCCCAGCGCAACTTTGTTGGTTACTGCTGGCGACCATTCGGTTCCTTTTGTTCGGAGCCATTGTACGGCTTCAGCAGGTTCAACGCTTACTCTTGCAATATGTTGTCTTGGAAGCAAAAACTCGCGGCAAAAATCAGCAACGATGGGCTCGGCTTTAGCCGTTATCCAAAAATACACCGGTCTTAAGATTCCAACGGAAGCCTCTACGTCCTCCAAGGGACGGGCCAATTTCCATGCATTGGGAATAGGACCGTTAACAAAACGTGGAAGAAAGGTGTATCGAAAAACGTGTTCAGTCCGTACTCGTGTGGCACGATTCAGCACATTGCTACGAATCCCCTCCAGTCGCTGGACCTCGGTATCCGTATCCGTCCAGGACCGCACCAATTGCCGCATCTCGTCCAGCATGGCTCCGCCTTTTTGCAGCCTGGTGGTATATGCAGAACGGATGGATTTTGACTTTACACGCATGAGCAGGTGAAGACTATCATGGCGAGTCGGAGCCGAACCGATGTTATCAGCACGAATTATTGTTCCTCCTCGTGGAAACCCCAATTCATACTATATCAGCTTGCACAGTTTACGAGAAATTTGTACACGTGCTTTTGGTAAGATCGATGGATAAAATTACTATTCCGGCGGCGTGATATTCTGCAAAATAATACGACAACTGGAGGTGGTCTTCGTTCAGGTGGACACGCAATTTGCTTTTCAGTAGTTGATCAGTGTTATTTCTGTCCTCCATCTTATTGCAACGAAAAGCTGAAGACTGGCTCATGGAAAATAGTTTCTGCGTTTTTGGAGGGATTATGAGCACGTTCTGGGCAGTGTTTTCCATAATATGCTACCCTTGAAGCATCAGTAAATGCACTAATGGGGGTTCAAAGCCACTCATTGCCAGGTTAGTTGCCTCGCAACTTCCAGTCGATGAGAGCCCTGGATGGGAGAAATTGCAAGCAATGAAAACCGCCCTCGAGCGTTTGTAATTATTCAATG of bacterium contains these proteins:
- the brxC gene encoding BREX system P-loop protein BrxC gives rise to the protein MKRIIELFERDFTTPPEEIIKVNNELEDVVYSEITEYVATDRIKDHYRHLLKEMADAPSHPTEGIGVWVSGFFGSGKSSFIKNLGYVLANRQVKGRSVSDLFAKQLKDKRIEEYVDYLNKSIPYEVFMFDVQVDLNIQTNAEQIAEIMYRVLLRQLDYADDYFIAELEVELESEGKLDDLRKACQKRFKEEWRKIRKGAQMYARTSALMQELDPKTYPNEDSWQKAKTAPRLTVGDIVERCFDLCDRRRKGKSICFIVDEMGQYVARSSEKLENLRAVVEQFGKVGLQRFKRGDIKGPAWIIVTSQEKLQEVYDYVKSGRIDLPKLQDRFRHLVDLSPADIREVASKRILSKKEEAMRELEKLFSKQEGTLLANSALERSGYNTNFTEEDFVLFYPYFPHFIDLSIDIMSGIRQHGMAPRHLGGSNRTIIRQAYEMLVSDRTKLGEKPIGALVTIDKIYELVEGNMPSEKQKSVNDIQQAFSKDREYKDLAVRVAKAVCLMEFAPNKLARTTRNIATLLVEHVGDPVHITAVEAILSKLKDLRFVREAEDGWKLQTEEEKRWEEEKGRLMQIKRAERNEILRKYMKEVFDDARVRNLNYKNLRTFSPSLSLDDQPIPPSGQIPLHLISVDESEDFATRLSQTATDSLQDANRNKTLWVFQIQEEVEKQIAALSASTQMIFKYDNLKSQGKTSGQELASLQSEKTEKVEIEKKLLKGLTRSVQQGTGFFRGIKLEAGDLGKDLGEIARNLLMRAIPDMYPKLELGNRHLDGDEVDRIFKEANLQNLPAVFHGGEGLNLVTTEGNRYVLNSNAESAREILDYLKAQHQFGNKITGKQIAEHFGDFGYGWDQDVIRLVLATLFRSGSIDVTHQGRTYRNYQEPLARLPFTNTPAFRNAAFAPRETIDLKTLTTAVRNLEAMIGQEVDVEEGAIAESFRKLADVEKEKLLPALATARAHRLPFTGLLEEWRETLETVTTGASDDCVRLLSGQGKTIQSLRDTANQIEKFLNDENLEKIRMYRRATDSLPPALRLAGEEGRVQDAVSELKAILESPDITSVFKDAGRLANSIAAVYREVYEGLHKRRFESYDKAIQEIQGMPEFLQLKDVEAETVLEPLRRRAIEEIDLPPFAEADRTTGATLAVLNTDLDALPGLVNTAKRRIQEIVAAAGGSEEDIARVQLASFFTGPKDPEKSEIENVKASIERLQEYLFNLLEQGKKIIWE
- a CDS encoding DUF1788 domain-containing protein; the protein is MLSLKDRIDLLESDMKKDPPAFIMSRQLPFAIFRYDPDDSDENEWKVRQEIQNIRIRVQNATHKKIEVISLADLFWKSIRESEGIESLVEFEKSNGFESAERLVNRYLSDDDFRPLVTLLLEIVAQLPADTAFLFLVHATVFAPAAYRISSLLEQLSGKLSVPAVLFYPGKWENGLNYMGLRSVDQALGSYRVKIYGRE
- a CDS encoding DUF1819 family protein, with the protein product MRVKSKSIRSAYTTRLQKGGAMLDEMRQLVRSWTDTDTEVQRLEGIRSNVLNRATRVRTEHVFRYTFLPRFVNGPIPNAWKLARPLEDVEASVGILRPVYFWITAKAEPIVADFCREFLLPRQHIARVSVEPAEAVQWLRTKGTEWSPAVTNKVALGLLAALRDFGILEGRARKRLASLELPIGGFAYIAFCLHQLGASSRELLFHPDWELFLLRTREIEQFFLQAHQFDLLQYHAAGSIVRIDFPVSTLKEYARVVVERSN